In the Ochrobactrum sp. Marseille-Q0166 genome, one interval contains:
- a CDS encoding acyl-CoA dehydrogenase C-terminal domain-containing protein, translating into MPSYRAPVEDTNFVLNDVLNYQRYNNLPGFADASPDVVEAILSEGAKLAEGTLFPVNHTGDQEGCVRASDGSVKTPKGFKAAYDQYREGGWLGLAVPEQYGGQGLPYLLHTAVGEYMSSANMALTMYPGLTQGAIAAILAHGTDEQKDTYLPRMVEGTWTGTMNLTEPHCGTDLGLLRSTATPQGDGSYKISGQKIFISAGEHDMSENIIHLVLARIDGAPEGVKGISLFVVPKFILDADGNPGERNGVSCGSIEEKMGIHGNATCVMNYDDATGFLIGEAHKGLRAMFTMMNEARLGVALQGLSIAETAYQNAAIYARERIQGRALSGAAAPDKKADPIIVHPDIRRNLMNIRAFNEAGRALILWTALNSDIAHRSGDEAESQAADDLVGLLTPVLKGVLTDKGFEHAVMAQQVFGGHGYIEEHGMSQYVRDARIAMIYEGANGIQALDLVGRKLALNGGRAITAFFKEVGEFCEVNRENEKLSFFTKHLKKGVNDLQAATMWLMQNAMAKPDNAGAASNDYMHLFGLVALGYMWARMAKVAEEKLAAGEGNKAYLEAKLVTARYYFERIMPESVAHLARIQSGADSMMALNADAF; encoded by the coding sequence ATGCCGAGCTATCGCGCGCCAGTTGAGGATACGAATTTCGTTCTCAATGACGTTCTGAATTATCAGCGTTATAACAATCTGCCGGGTTTTGCCGATGCATCACCCGATGTCGTCGAGGCGATCCTGTCCGAAGGCGCGAAGCTTGCCGAAGGCACGCTGTTTCCGGTCAATCATACCGGGGATCAGGAAGGTTGTGTCCGCGCATCTGATGGTTCAGTGAAGACACCAAAGGGTTTCAAGGCAGCTTATGACCAGTATCGCGAAGGCGGTTGGCTTGGTCTTGCGGTGCCGGAACAATATGGCGGGCAGGGACTTCCATATCTGCTGCATACAGCCGTTGGTGAATATATGTCGTCAGCCAATATGGCGCTGACCATGTATCCGGGCCTGACACAGGGCGCGATCGCCGCGATCCTCGCCCACGGTACGGATGAGCAGAAAGACACTTATCTGCCAAGGATGGTGGAAGGCACATGGACCGGCACCATGAACCTGACCGAGCCACATTGCGGTACCGATCTGGGGCTGCTGCGTTCAACGGCGACACCACAGGGTGATGGTTCCTACAAGATTTCCGGCCAGAAGATTTTCATCTCGGCTGGTGAACATGACATGTCGGAAAACATCATCCATCTGGTGCTGGCTCGTATCGACGGCGCACCGGAAGGTGTGAAAGGCATTTCGCTGTTCGTCGTGCCGAAGTTTATTCTGGATGCCGATGGCAATCCGGGAGAGCGGAATGGCGTGTCCTGCGGATCCATCGAAGAGAAGATGGGTATCCACGGCAATGCAACCTGCGTCATGAATTATGACGATGCGACGGGCTTCCTGATTGGCGAGGCACACAAGGGTCTACGCGCCATGTTCACCATGATGAACGAAGCACGTCTCGGTGTGGCTTTGCAGGGTCTTTCGATTGCCGAAACTGCCTATCAGAATGCTGCGATCTATGCGCGTGAGCGTATTCAGGGCCGTGCGCTCTCAGGTGCCGCGGCACCTGACAAGAAGGCTGATCCGATCATCGTGCATCCGGATATCCGCCGTAACCTTATGAATATCCGCGCTTTCAACGAAGCTGGTCGCGCGCTTATCCTCTGGACGGCGCTCAATTCCGATATTGCCCATCGTTCCGGCGATGAAGCAGAAAGTCAGGCGGCTGACGATCTCGTTGGCCTGCTTACGCCGGTGCTGAAAGGTGTTCTGACTGATAAAGGTTTTGAACATGCTGTCATGGCGCAGCAGGTGTTCGGCGGCCACGGCTATATTGAAGAACATGGCATGAGCCAGTATGTGCGCGATGCGCGTATTGCTATGATCTATGAAGGTGCCAACGGCATTCAGGCGCTTGATCTGGTGGGCCGCAAGCTGGCGCTGAATGGTGGTCGTGCGATCACTGCTTTCTTCAAGGAAGTGGGCGAGTTCTGCGAGGTCAATCGCGAAAATGAAAAGCTCTCATTCTTCACCAAGCATCTGAAAAAGGGCGTCAACGATCTTCAGGCCGCAACGATGTGGCTGATGCAGAACGCGATGGCAAAACCCGACAATGCCGGAGCAGCATCAAACGATTATATGCATCTGTTTGGTCTGGTGGCGCTTGGTTACATGTGGGCGCGCATGGCGAAGGTCGCGGAGGAAAAGCTGGCTGCTGGTGAGGGCAACAAGGCCTATCTTGAAGCAAAGCTTGTCACGGCTCGCTACTATTTCGAGCGGATCATGCCGGAAAGTGTTGCCCATCTCGCGCGCATCCAGTCGGGTGCGGACAGCATGATGGCGCTTAACGCAGACGCATTTTGA